TCATCATTCCATCATCAAATGAGCTGTTGActtcgccatcgtcaccgcctgCTGTTAGTGTTGTCGGATGCTTCACTGCCTTGACCTATCAGAGCTCCTGTACATTTCAACAACCTGCCTTCACGCGCTACCTACAGCTCCCTGAGTTGCTCTATTTCTGCTCATTTTGGGTCACGTACTCCTGTACACACGATTTCAAAAGTTGCACCGCCCTCGATCTCGACGGCTGTACTTTTGGCGGCTTGGCCTAATCAACTTTTCGAGTCTTGTACGACTACCCTCTGTTCTACCTCTTTGCCAACAAGTACCTGTCTTTCTTTCATCACCTGTCAGCCATGGAATGCCTGCGAGACAAgtttgtcggcggcgtccttcTGGACGGCCGATTCCAAACCATCTCGCCTCTCAACCACGGCTCTTTTGGCATGGTCTTCATGGCACAGGATCTCTTGACGAACCAGCCTGTGGCCATCAAGTGCCTCACCAAGAAGTCGGCGCCTGGTGACGCCGGTCTTGATTtcgccgtcgatgacaaGTCTGAGGAATATGCCCTCCACAGCAGCCTTGGCAATCACCCAAACATTGTCAATCTCATCCATTCTTTCGAGACAGACGCTCATGTCTATCTTGTCATGGAATTCTGCTCGCAGGGAGATTTGTATGAGGCTATTCGCAACGGCCATGGTCCCCTTCAGACTGAACACGTTCGGCAATTCATGCTTCAATTGGTCGACTCCGTTGACTACATTCATTCAAAGGGTGTCTACCATCGCGACATCAAGCCGGAGAACATCTTTCTCACTCAGGATGGCGCCATGAAACTCGGCGACTTCGGCCTGGCCACGACGGACAAGTGGTCTTACGAGATGACAGTTGGCAGTGATCGTTACATGGCTCCTGAGCAATTCGACTCCGCTGGCGCTGGTTActcgcccgcagcggctGACATCTGGGCCATCGGCATCTGCCTGCTCAACATTTTGTTTTCGAGGAACCCGTTTACCACTCCCACCGAGGCCGACCCTCTGTTTCTTGATTTCTCGCGCGACAAGCAAAGCCTGTTCGACGTCTTCCCAGACATGTCCCAGGATACTTACGAGGTCATTGTTCAATGCATGAACCTGGATCCAAAGCGACGATCCCTGGTCGGTGCACGAGAGGCGCTTATGCGTGTTGAGAGTTTCACGACCGAAGATGAATCGCTTGACGACTTTTGCGGCGCTGAGAAGGCCACGGTGGTGTCTGCCAACCGTGAGCCCCTCCGCACGCCGTCCATCCAGAGTCCCCACGTCGATTCTGGAGCGTTCCCTTGGGCCAAGGCCTTGCATGCGAGCCCTCATCAGGCTCGTCAACTCAGCGCCATTCCTGACGACGAGAGCTACACCGAGGACCTCTTTTCGAAGTCCGGCGAAACTGCGGACTGGTGTTCGGCCAGCATTCAGACACCGTCTTCGTCAATGCTCGACTCTCATCTGGGACTCTCGCTCAAATCCGTCGCTGTTGGATCCACCCGCTTTCCGAAAGTCTCACCGACAGCTGGGTCGCTTCCCATCAGCGTGGCAAAGCCACTCACGGTATCTATGTCGACGGTATTTGGCCGTCGCAAGGATGCTGTATCCAAGAGCTGGAGTGACATGtgggacgaagacgaggaggaggaacatGAACGGGAGATGCAAGCCCGCCAGGCGCTCAACGGGAGGACCTGGAGCCACGAGAGCAGTGGCACtgagaagaaggaagaagatAAGTCGGAAGGCGAGGCTACACCTCACATCATCAaaggcgacgtcgatgaggaTCTCGTTGCAGATGGTTTCTTCTTCCACGACTCAGACGCTGTCAAGAAAGCGACACCTCCTACCCCACGCTATTCGCCACCGTCGAAGCGATTCAATTTTGACAAGTGGGCAGCGCTCGGTGAGCGTCGCAGGGGTCAGGGGTTCAAGCCACTCGCAGAAAAGTCGCCGATTCTGAAGGCTGGACGTCAAATTGGTCTTGGATACAAATCTTATGAAGCGGGCGTTTTGGATCATTCTTATcacaacatcaacaacacAAACAAATCTTGGGGCAGAGAACGAGTCAAGGAATGCCCACGAAACAAAGGGAGAGATTGGAACTGGCGCCGGGACCGGCGCTCCGATCTCGGGGACATTGAGTGGGTTGGTGGGTGGTAGAGAGTTGAGTCTCTCTCGTACACCTTTCCAATCGTGGTTGAGGCCGTGTCGAGGCTTCGATGAGCAGTGGCAGCACTCACGGCGAGACTGGTCAACACGTCTGCCTGCATCGCCTTTTCGATGGTGCCGCAGATGAAATCTATTCGAACCGTCTTGGCTTGGCCGCCTGGTGTTGGTCGCTGTTGTGCATCGGGGCATGGTTTTGAGCCTCAACTCGCTTTCTGCGTATTAGATATTGTCAGAGATAGGTCACACAATACCAGAAGTTACCCACTCAAAATATCTTCTTTGTGGCCAATGACGTGATATAGACCAGAGATCGGTTGGACTGATGAGGTGCACAGATACTTATCCCGTTGCGTGTCGCCGGAAACATGACTTTTGCGTGATACGACGGGATCCTGGATTTCAGGCGTAGCCGACCTCAAGTTGTACATCGGAGGGCACATTCTACGTCGCAAACAGCTGGCGCACTGATCAGGTCTTCATGTTTTATTTCGGCACGGAAGCGAGGCGGAACAAAGCGTTGCACTTATTTACTCATATGAGCACCTTAGAACGAGAGCTAGCCCTCCACAAGAATGCACTCCCGTACGGTAGATGTTAAATTGGCTCAATATGAGCCGTACATAAGCGCGCAGCGCAGATGACGGAGTTCGACACGAGGGCGTCCGTGCTCTGCGGCCACCGGGTCGGGGAGACAAGCGCGAGCAAGCTACGCGCCGACAAGGTGCTTGGGGAGAAAGGTCCAGACGGTGCCAACCAAGCCCATGAGGGAGAaaacggcgaggagggcccaggaggcgaggcgctcgcgcagAGGTATGCTGTGCCAGAAGAGCTTGAGGTAGAACGATATGGGGAGAATGACCGAGATGAGAGAgcagagggcggcgccgaggaaggcgCAGACCGAGTCGAAGGCCGGAAAGAGGATAGATATGACTAgcaggacgaagacgacgcagaGGCGGACAAGAACGCGGAGAGAGGTGGTGAGCACGTGTGATCGGCGGGTCGTAGCGGACTgggcatggtggtggtggtggtgggtggcgTGTATACCGCATATGACGTCGGCCGTGGTGATGAGGGGGCGGGCGTTGAGGGGTATCTTGGTCAGCGGGATGATGGCGATAAAGATGCACATGAGGATGCTGAGGACCTCGGGGTAGCCTGTCGTCTTGAGGATGTTGGAGGTGATGGCATccttgatgccgtcgccaaaCATGAGGATACCGATGATGGCCAGACAGGTATCGAGGACGTACTGGGGCGGCCGGTTAGTCAGTCGGTCGCGCGAAACTTCGGGGGCGCCAGGAGTGCTTACCGAGAAGGAGAACGTGGCATTGACGCCCTTGTTCCACTTGTGGGGGTGTCGCATGTCGCGGTAGATCTGCAACGAGGAGACGTGAGCAAGGAGCTATTGTGCATTAGGCGGGACGAGAGCGCACGTACCGAAGGGAAAACAGAGTGAGCCCCCCATGGGCTGGCCATCAGGCCATACGCAAGGGGAAGCGACAGCCAATTTGACGGGAGCAGGTAGGTCGCAGCGGGCTCCCACAGTGAGCCGGGGCCGTGCTCTTTGATGAAgccgtcgatgatgacgatgcagacGACTATACCGGAAAGCGGGTGTTAACCAACAGCGAACAGTATGATCCCACTGACAAGAACGATTTGACGGGACGTACTGCAAAAGGTGGAGAAAATGCCCACGACACTTGTGTAGctcagccagcgcagcggcaTGGCGTTGAGTACGAGAATGAgggcggcgcagacggcCTTCCACGTGTTGACGGTGGCAATGCCaggaaggaggaggtggagagAGTCGGCGAAGAGGATGACCAgggcgacgcaggcggcAACCAGCTCGAGGGTGAAGAGGGCTGACACGACAACGCGGGCCCTGGCGCCGAAGGCCACGTAGGCGAGGTCCGAGTAGGTGATGAGGCTGGCGTCGAACTGCATGCAGCGGCCGAGCAGCTTGGCCGTGTgggccgtgacggcggccgtgaggGTCAGGAGGACTAGACCGATGATCCAGCCACTCATCTTGAAGGCCAGGGGTAGGCTCAGCAGGCCGACTccgatgatggcgttgatggaGTTGAAGACGGACTGGGGTAGCGTGCTTTGGCCCTCGACTGTCAGGAGTATCTTGCCACCCTGCTTGACCTCCTTGACGAGGATgggctgctcctcgcccagAGCCAGCGTCGCGTCCACatcttcgccgccggtgctgacACCAccgaagccggcggcggcatcgccatctccttcgacgccgaggatgcgccACCCACTGCCGTGGCTGAAAGAGGAGCGCGATcgcgccgtgcgcgccgtgccgtaGTGGGAGCTGCGGAACGAGCCGTAGCTGCCGATGACAGAGGGCGTCGCCAGGTGAGGCGGCACGGCGAAGACGCTGGACCTGCTCGACGGTGAGCCCGTGGGGAGCGCGCCTGATGCCATTTCCGAGTCGACAGCCTTCCCCTCGCCATCGCGATACTCGCCCCTGAAAGCCAAAGAGCCGTAGGCGTacgcgccggcgctgggaCCGTCTgaagcgccgccagcaccggcggatgtctgctgctgcggggaggcggcgaggtgctgACCGAGCAGACTCGTgtgcggcgtggcggcgccgccgctcacgaCACTCCTCCCGTAGTGGGGGGCATCGTCGcggtcatcgtcgccatcgccagccatgACGAGGCTCGGACGACGGGGGATCACCTCATGGAagttggcggcgcgctgccaGCTCCGAGCAAAGCTCCTGAAGCTGTTCGGGCCGCCAaagtcggccatggcggccaggcgATTGGTGACGGACGATCTATGAGGAGACGTGGTTAGCGAGGCATCATCACATTACCGAGAGAGACCTAATAGTATATGGTACCTCCTACGTTCGTGGCCAAAAATTACCCCGGTACCGCCATCACGAcccccatcgtcaccgccatcgccgtcgtcgtcgtcgtcgatcagagcctgctcctcggccagcacgcTTGACGTCAGGCTGCCTGAAGGGGACGGCCTTCCGTCGTATTCGTCCCAAGACGTCGGATTCTGCGACTGGTGCGCCATCTGCAAGCAGCTTGCAGGCAGCTtgcaggcagcagcaacggcggcggcggcggcggcggctgctgctgctgctgtgtcTGCGAACTGGGCCTTGCACTGCCGTGGCAGAGCTAGCTGAGGTGGGACACACGGTCACACTATCGCCCGTCGAGCACGGGCCGTCTTTCCGATTCGCGTTTGCTCGGCGTCTGTCTCTCCTCACTGACGAGGGCTTGCGATTGCTCTTATGTATGAGAGCCGTACGTCTGAGGCTCTGATCTTGGGCAAGCAACGGGCTGTCGGCGGAGGAAGACAAGGGAAGGCGGGGGGCGACGCCGGAGCAGGAGGCGCTCGGggtgggcgacgatggctgAGGCCCGCACGTGAGGGGGATGCGATTCCGATGCTACTGATGGACGCGGGACAGGCCGTGAGTCGAGCAGACGATGTGACTCCAGgtggagaggaggaggcgcctcCTGTATGTAGTAAGTCGTCCGTACTCGGCAAACGAACGAAGCTGCCGTTGGTGTAGTCGTTTGCaaaaaccccccccccccaaaaaaacCAGAGGAAGTCGTGGAGAAGCAACGCCCGTGCTGTCGCCGCAGCCACAGTCGAGTCCGTGACGTTGCTTGCTCTTATCGGGAGCCAAGGCCAGAGGACGCCAGAGAAGGCCAAGCTGCCCTGTTTCCGCGATAGCGACAGGCCCGCTTTAGCTtacaacagcagcagcggcagcagcagcagtagtcTCCTCCGCCAGAGACCATGATCACCTGGTCGAAGCTGTTGCCGCTAGCGACGGGGTCCCCAGGAGAGCCACCCccccgcggcgcggcgccggtgggGTCCTGGACGCGAAAGAAGGCTGgcacggctggctggcatggcAAAGCAATGAGGCAGCCAGACAGGCAGgcttgttgccgttgctgttATTattggcgttggcgttgggcGGATTTGATCCCGTCCAAGCTGGAGGTGTGTGGCTCGTCAAAGCCAGGCGCTTTCAGCGCTTTACCTCGGCGATCgttgcctgcccgcccaatTGTCAAGCAGCCTCCACAGGTACCTATACTGTATACCTAGACGTTCCATTAGTACCTTAAGGTAGTACTAGAGGCTGTCCCCCACCTGCTTGCTGTTGTCTCACTGTAACCCGCCTGTCAGCCAGGGCGGACAGTCCGTACCTAGGACCGACCCATGCTACAGTGGgcgtacctacctaccttacctagtacCGTCTTGGGCTGTTTGGCTGTGTACCTAGTACCTTAGGTGCTACGTAGGTGTGGGTACACGGGTGCTGGGCGCAGGCATAACTAAATGGAAGGTGCACGCTACCTAGGTGTTCTGCACCTGCCATCCATTGGCTTGCATGGGTCCCGTCTCCTCCCCACCATTGCCCTCTTCCCACCCGAATTTTGACGAGGCTGACGGTGGATTTCGCTCTGTGCCCGCTCTTCTAGAACGTCTAGACCCTCACGACGTCTTGGACTTTGCTTGCTCGCCATCACGGCGAGAAGGAGGGGAAACAAAAAAGAGAAGACGCGCTTTCCATCACCCCGGCGCACGGGCAGTGGCTGCTCTTTCGTCATGTTGTCGCCGAGCGCCCACTCCAAGGACCCTTAGCTCGCCAGGGAACACAATGACCATCGCTGCCACCGCGTCGACACCACGGCCGCAACCACGGGCACCGTCCGCAACAGCAAAGGCACCGCTACCAGCCGCAGGAAGCGCGCTCGTCCCATCACCACCCGCAGATacccgcaccgccgccgccggctcctccctcgccgagACGCTCTACATCCTCGACGCATTcaaccaccgccaccacaaCCAGCACCGCGCGACGCACTGGTGGCCCTCTTTCCGcatcctccaccgccgcctccgggcCCTGTACGATGCGCTGCTCTTCAGCACCCGGATCCCCGTCGGTCGTCCGGCGCTGTCGAAtcccttgtcgtcgtcgtcggcggcggcgcgcgggcggctcgtccgcctccgcgccggcTGGATGAGGGCACATATCGTCCCTCGCGCATATGTGTTCGTCATCAACCTTGCCACCTTTCCCATCACATGCGTCAATGGGCTCCATACATGTCTCTCGTCAAATCACTGACGCTTCAATGCTTCCAACGCCTTGCAGTTCGTTCTcccagctggcggcggacaaTCAACATGCTCCCTTGGGGCTactgctcctcgccgttcTCAGCCGCGTCGACACCGTCCTGGCTACCCTCGTACCTTCCGACGACAGCGCAGCTCTTCTGGCGCCGGAGGTTAACCTGCCCCGTGCCAGTGTGACAGTCGCACACTCGATGCCTATGGAGACGGAGGCACCGCCTCCAGACCTAGGCGTGCCCGTATCCCGCCAAGTCATTCCGCATCCTGTTGAGAAGCATGATAAGCACGCCTACGAGAGGTCGCCGTCTGAGTCCAATAAGAAACGCCCGCGGGACACCACGGCCGACGTCGCAGCCACCGGCGCCTCCGGCGAACGGCGCGAGAGCAAAAAGAAGAGCAGGAAGAAGGGAAAGGACGGCAGCGATGCCTTTGCTAGTCTCTTCGGTTCACTGGCCTGACACACGCGAGACAGGAGTCGTATAGTCAGAAGTATTAATTTTGGGGGAATTTGTCAGATACTCATTACAGATAAAGAAACCAGACAAACCACAGCGAAAAAAAGCAGACTGTCGGCAGTGTACTCACGCCAGGCCCACTCGTACGTACCCGTACAAAACAAACAATGTTTGGCTCGTCTCTCCATAGTCCATGCGCCTGATGTGTGTTTTCCTTTCCGACCTCCCGCAGGCACGGCCCGTTCAAACTAGTATCCCACAAGAGCCAAATCTGGCTTCACGACAAACGTGGCAGCTTCGTCTCCCCGTGCGTCCCTCCAAGCGCCTCCACCCAATGTGCCACAGACCAGTACCTAGCGTCTTCGACGCTAATTCTCACGCAACTAGAATGGGCGGTAAGACCAGATGCGAGCCTTCATGTCGCCAGAGCCCGTGGCAAAGTACCCGCCCTGGGGGCTGGGGGCCACCGAGATGACCGAGTTCTTGTGCCCCTGAAGCATCAGCTGCGTCGTTCCCGTGCGCGGGTCCCAGAACTGGACGCCGCGATCCTTGGAGCCCGACAGCACCCAGTTGGCGTCGGGTGTTAACGCCACCGATAGGACAAAGTCACGGTGGCCCTCGAACGTCTTGACGCACTTTCCGCCCTTGGGTCCcgagttgccgccgccgcgcggagAGCTCAGCTCCCACATCTTGATGGTTCGGTCCAGgctgccgctgacgaggTCCTTGCCATTGGGCGAAAAGGCCACCGAGTAGACCGAGTCCTTGTGTCCATCCGGGCCTTCGAGGCGTTCCACAAGGAATCCCGAGTGAATGTCCCACACGCGGACGCTCTTATCCAgagagccggcggcgacgtatTGGGTATCGGGCGATATGGCCACGGTCgtgacgccgtcctcgatggTCAGGGTCAGCGTGTTGCTGCCCTGCTCGATGTCCCAGAGTCGCACAGTCCTGTCGCCACTGCCGGAGGCGATGGTGCGACCGTCGCGAGCAAAGTCGAGCGAGTAAATGTCCTGTTCGTGGCCTGCAAAGTGGTTGCGGATGGTTCTGGATGCAATGTCCCAAACCTACATGAGGGAGTCAGCATTGACAGTTCTCATGATGGCGGGAGCCCGTGTGGAGGGTCATCTTACTCGAATCAGCTTGTCCTCTGCGCCCGTAGCGAGATAGCGGCCGTCCGGACTGAAGCAGACACTCCTGATATACAGGTCGGCCGTCATGTCTTGGGCGTTGTGGTCCTCCAAAACACAGACCTTCTCGCCAGTTTGGACGTCGAAAATCTGGGCGGAGCGGTTGCAGCCAGTAGCCACGTACTTGCCGTCGTGACTAAACCTCACGCAGCACACGACACTCTCGTGGGTGAGGGAATGGACCAGGTCCACGTCCAAGACACGCTGGACCTGGGGGTTAAAGATGGCATACCAGTCGCTGCCGGTCTTCTTATTGTGGGGCGCCACGGCATCAACCTCAAGATCACCGAGCGAATTGCCAACCGGCGGTTGCCGAGGGCCGCCCATGCGCGCGTGGTCTGGAGTAGGGTGGCTGACTTGAGGGGACTGGGCATTTCCCGGGTAAGGCACCGGTGTGTTGATTTGGGGTGTCGCGGGGCCGACAGCATTCGGGGGGCGGCCAACGCCTCGCCTGCCGGGTCCTGGAGATGCGGTGCTTTGAGGGGGCTGAGGTCCCATGCCGTTGGAAACAGGACCCTGCGGATAGCCTTGCTGGTAGGGAGGCTGCTGGGCATTAGGATGCGGTGGTGGGACGGGGAGCCCAGGCGGGCCCTGAGCCATCTGGTGCTGAGGTCCTacctgctgctcctgggGCGGAGGATGCTGCTGGGGAGGAGCAAGCCCAGCCTGATTGCCaccggccatgatgccgctgAACAAGCCATTGCCGGGGGCAATCGAAGGAGGCTGCTGCGAGGGGCCGGCATGCTGGGGAGGCCCGGGGATGGCGGACGGAGGAGCGCCCTTGCGTGCAGCCTCTAGTTGGTGTCGAAGCATGCTGATCTCCTCCTCGTATCTGCGAGGCAAATGCCATGTGAGTCGGCTGCACCACGCCATTTGACTCGGAGAGACATCTCCCGCGATGATACGTACTTTTGCTTCAAAGTCATGTGGGTCTGCTCCATGGCGTAAACCTTTTCTCGGACGAGCTGCATCTCGCTCACTTGCGCGGAAACTGGGTTGACGAACGTTAGCGTGACGGGCGCAAAGGCTTTGCACGGCTGCAGACGAGGCGTAGAGGCAGCAGGGGGCCTACTTTGATGCTCGAAACTCTCCGTCTGGCGTAGCTGGGTATCGAACTCGGCCCTAATCTGATCGAGGAGCTCGTTGAGGCGGGCGGAGTTGCTGGGGGGCACGGCCCCCATGCCGCGGTGCGAATACATGGACATTGCTGTTCACTgcagggcgagcagcaggagacTGGCGGACGACTGTTGCGGTGGCTAGCGGCTGACTTGTACGCGAAGTAGGCCCTGGCCGCGAGGGAGCGgattggcgatggcggggggGTCGTCGCAGTCGCGGACGGTGCGTcgaggctgggctggctaGGCGCTGTTGATGCTGGCAACGGCAATGGCAAGACAGGCAGCGATGATACGACGACTTGAGAGTCGACCCTCGCGTCAAGCCGCAAAGGAGTCGCGTGCGACGATGGTTGGTGGCACGTCGTCAAAGAAGCGTAGCTGGAGCAGAGGTTGATgtgcacgacgacgatgagtcGATGGCAGGTCGCGGCGCGGAATGCGAGAGGCGAGACGGTTCTGCGCGACGAGCCTAACTAAGAGCAAGGTCAGGTGGTATCtatcggcgacgacggtAGAGATTGCCGCCGGGGGTGTGGTCGCGGGGAATGCAGCGTGGTGTgcaaaggcgccgaggaagagaaggGTGAGGAATTGAGGACGCGGGCTCGCGGACTGTGGTGGGTGAGCGGTTtgaggctggtggtggagtTGGTGGGAAAGGGGAGAAAAAAAGGTGAAGAAGGGAAAGGAAACGATGGAGGATGGTGGATGGCAAGGCACCCGCTGGGGATGATGGGATAGTGAGGTGGGTCCCCGCTGCCGTGGAAGCGCCTGCAGTGCAGCAGTGGAGTGGAGGCTTGCATTCGGCTGCTGGTGCAGGTGCCGGTGCAGGCGCAGCTGGTGTTGTCGGTCGGTGTGGTGGTACCCGGACCCGACTTTTTAGGTGATGGAGGGCGCTGTCCGGCGCGACCACCCACTGCTCCAGGtgatggtggaggaggtgcagcggtggtggtggtgcccgctgctgcgaggtgggcgtgcgggcgtgcgggcgtgcgcgctgcctgcccgtgtctggatggatggagaggTGGATGGCATGGGGTGGGTGCACAGGATGCGGCAACGTGGAGGTGctcccctgccctgcctgaGGGTGGTGAGCTGCAACGAGCAATGGGTGGaggggcggccgcccgagCCCATAGCACCCACCACCCCATCAAtcccctcgccgacgccaggaCAAGGCCGTGCCTGTGATCCGTGGTGTGGCCGCTCGAAACCAGCCAAAAGGTAAAAGGTTCCTTCACCTTGGCCCCagccggggggaggggggggaggttTACGGAGGTGCCAaggtgcatgcatgcatgcgcaGCACCACCCAAGGCCACTCCATCCTCCCAGCCCGGGAGGGTGCAGGGACACTGTGGGAGGATGCAGCAGGGGGCGGGGGCTAGCGCCACTGGTTGGTGTGGATGACATGCTGGTTGGCAGCAAGCCGATGGTtccgccggcgcagaggctgaagggggggggggaggggcgtgctGTTCATGTCTGAGTTGCCAGCCCAGCTCAGGGCGTGGcggaagggaagggggggtgcAATAACCGGCTGGGGAGGTGGCGGGTCCTGGTCCAGGCATCCTCCACTGCTTGCTAGTGCGGCCCCGTTGCACTAACAGCTGGGAGACATGATGGAGAGGTGCAGCCTGCACGGTTGCTATCTGGACTTGCCAGctgcggacggacgggcagggcagagcagggGCCGGGAGCCGCAACACCAGGGACTTTCCTCGACAGTGCGACAAGCGTGCCGGCGGGCCTTTGCCATATCGTTAATGGACACCAGGAAACGGCCCTTGCCGCTTTTGGCGGCCCAATGCGATGATGAGGTATCGCGGACGGTAGGCCGGATACTTGTGAAAAGTTGGCAAGCGACAGCCTGCCACCGCCCAGTCGCTCAGGCGTAACGACATCAACGCAAAGTCAATGGAGATGCCCAGCTTCTCggtcaccaccgccgccgccgccgccgccgccgcagcagcagcagcagcgcggccgtCATGGTGCTTCGTTCTGGCGCGGCGTTGTGCACATGTCGCCAGTCAATGGCTTGACTGGATGCGGAGTGCGGAAGACTGATCCGTAGGTGGTTTGATTTCTTTGCTCGATACTCGGGGATTCCGACCTCGCATCATGCCAACCCACAAGATGCCAACTCCGTAGGGGATGGTAGCCCTTCACTCCGTGCATGTCCACAGACGCGGTACCTCATGATGGGACAGGCGGGATTAATCGGTCGACGGTCCTGGTGGTACGTAATGCGCccaggtacctacagtacctgGTGCTATGCCACTTGCCCGGGGATCCGGCTCATGCGAACGGCGTTGGACGCGGTGGTGACCGACGACAAGATCAGACGGTTTGGGGATCCAACGTTGTTGTTGACCTGGAGCATGGACCCTGACCTGGCCAACCGACCAACAACTGGGGGTGCACGAGAGCAGCACGAGCCTCACCTCACTGCGACAGCCAGCCGACCGGCTCGATTAGTAGTCGCCACCATGTGTTTTGTACGACGCAGGGTTACGAGGCACTCAACCTCATGCAAGTCGTTGCTTTGGTGCCCGCCAGTGAGTGCAGTTGTTGGCTGCCTTGAGGCGACCGCTTGGCTGACGACAGGTCCGATATATCATGGCACCCATCAACTAGTATACAAGTCCCACAAGAGTGCGTGTGGATACGGAAGCAACTGTCGCGTCGCGTCCCATCGCATCGTGGTCGCCTGCGGGCatggcccggcggcgcggtctCTTCAagtgtgtgtgagtgtgtgtgtgtgtcgacAAGGAGCGacatatgtatgtacatgcACGCACATAGGAACTGAGCCTCGCTTGGTTGCTGATTCTCTGGTCTCATGGCATGCGAGACAGGTCTCAGCGACGGGGGCTTTCGCGGTGGTTGGCGCGTGAAACAAGCCGCATGCGCGGATTGCGTTTGCCATCAATGAATGATACGTACCTCGCCCCGGCGCGTACCTGACGtacgtcctcgacgggcagAATCACTGCGCTTCTTCACCTCCACTCCCAGCTCTGACCTCGCTGGGAACCTAGTGGCAAAGACGTCGAGGTGCCCGTAGCACTGCTGGTTACCTTATCTTAGGTGCCCAACCACAAGTGCGTTAGTAATGTTAGTTAGTATTTTAGCAAGTTAGTGCTTCGCCTGGACCGTGTACCGACATAGGGTATATCCACCACACCCAAGCACTGGCGGTTGAGCTGCGGGTGCGGCGCGCGGTGCCGTGCACACCCACTAGTAACGTTGGTGTGTGCCTGCTTGGCTGGCCGGAAGCGgcttcaacgacgacgcagcaATCTATAATTGTCAAGTGCCGTGCGCCTGCCCTGGCATTGGGAGAGC
Above is a genomic segment from Purpureocillium takamizusanense chromosome 2, complete sequence containing:
- the RMP1 gene encoding RNase MRP subunit (COG:S~EggNog:ENOG503P6SC), producing MTIAATASTPRPQPRAPSATAKAPLPAAGSALVPSPPADTRTAAAGSSLAETLYILDAFNHRHHNQHRATHWWPSFRILHRRLRALYDALLFSTRIPVGRPALSNPLSSSSAAARGRLVRLRAGWMRAHIVPRAYVSFSQLAADNQHAPLGLLLLAVLSRVDTVLATLVPSDDSAALLAPEVNLPRASVTVAHSMPMETEAPPPDLGVPVSRQVIPHPVEKHDKHAYERSPSESNKKRPRDTTADVAATGASGERRESKKKSRKKGKDGSDAFASLFGSLA
- the TUP1 gene encoding general transcription repressor (COG:S~EggNog:ENOG503NUUI): MSMYSHRGMGAVPPSNSARLNELLDQIRAEFDTQLRQTESFEHQISAQVSEMQLVREKVYAMEQTHMTLKQKYEEEISMLRHQLEAARKGAPPSAIPGPPQHAGPSQQPPSIAPGNGLFSGIMAGGNQAGLAPPQQHPPPQEQQPPYQQGYPQGPVSNGMGPQPPQSTASPGPGRRGVGRPPNAVGPATPQINTPVPYPGNAQSPQVSHPTPDHARMGGPRQPPVGNSLGDLEVDAVAPHNKKTGSDWYAIFNPQVQRVLDVDLVHSLTHESVVCCVRFSHDGKYVATGCNRSAQIFDVQTGEKVCVLEDHNAQDMTADLYIRSVCFSPDGRYLATGAEDKLIRVWDIASRTIRNHFAGHEQDIYSLDFARDGRTIASGSGDRTVRLWDIEQGSNTLTLTIEDGVTTVAISPDTQYVAAGSLDKSVRVWDIHSGFLVERLEGPDGHKDSVYSVAFSPNGKDLVSGSLDRTIKMWELSSPRGGGNSGPKGGKCVKTFEGHRDFVLSVALTPDANWVLSGSKDRGVQFWDPRTGTTQLMLQGHKNSVISVAPSPQGGYFATGSGDMKARIWSYRPF
- the TUP1 gene encoding general transcription repressor, variant 2 (COG:S~EggNog:ENOG503NUUI) translates to MAWCSRLTWHLPRRYEEEISMLRHQLEAARKGAPPSAIPGPPQHAGPSQQPPSIAPGNGLFSGIMAGGNQAGLAPPQQHPPPQEQQVGPQHQMAQGPPGLPVPPPHPNAQQPPYQQGYPQGPVSNGMGPQPPQSTASPGPGRRGVGRPPNAVGPATPQINTPVPYPGNAQSPQVSHPTPDHARMGGPRQPPVGNSLGDLEVDAVAPHNKKTGSDWYAIFNPQVQRVLDVDLVHSLTHESVVCCVRFSHDGKYVATGCNRSAQIFDVQTGEKVCVLEDHNAQDMTADLYIRSVCFSPDGRYLATGAEDKLIRVWDIASRTIRNHFAGHEQDIYSLDFARDGRTIASGSGDRTVRLWDIEQGSNTLTLTIEDGVTTVAISPDTQYVAAGSLDKSVRVWDIHSGFLVERLEGPDGHKDSVYSVAFSPNGKDLVSGSLDRTIKMWELSSPRGGGNSGPKGGKCVKTFEGHRDFVLSVALTPDANWVLSGSKDRGVQFWDPRTGTTQLMLQGHKNSVISVAPSPQGGYFATGSGDMKARIWSYRPF